caggatcttttcaaatgagtcagttcttcccatcaggtggccaaagtattagagtttcagcctcagcatcagtccttccaatgaacacccaggacttatgtccttcaggatggactggttggatctccttgcagtccaagggactctcaagagtcttctccaacaccacagttcaaaagcatcaattcttcggcactcagctttctttatggtccacatcCATACTTTatggtctcacatccatacttacctactggaaaaaccataactttgttgagacggacctttgttggcaaagtaatgtctctgctctttaatatgctatctaagttggtcataatttttccaaggagcaagcatcttttaatttcatgactgcagccaccatctgaagtgattttggagcccaagggaaaaaaatctattttcactgtttccccatctatttgccatgaagtgatgggaccagatgccatgatcttagttttctgaatgttgagttttaagccaactttttcactctcctttcactttcatcaagaggtgttcttctttttctgccataagtgttgtgtcatttgcatatctgaggttattgatatttctcccagcagtcttgattgcagcctgtgcttcatccagtccagcatttcacatgatgtactctgcatataagttaaataagcagggtgacagtatacagccttgacgtactcctttcccgatttggaaccagtctgttgctccatgtccagtttcagctgttgcttcttggcctgtgtacagatttctcaggaggcaggtcaggtgtggtctggtattcccacctctctaagaattttccacagtttgttgtgatccacacaatcaaaggctttggaatagtcaatgaagcagaaatagatattcttctggaattctcttgctttttcgatgatccaatggatgttggaagtttgatctctggttctttctgccttttctaaatccagcttgaacatctggaagttcacagttcacgtactgttgaagcctagcttggagaattttgagcattactttgctagcatgtgagatgagtgcaattgtgcagtagtttgaacattctttggcattgcctttctctgggattgtaatgaaactgaccttttccaatcctgtggccactgctgagttttccaaatgtgctggcatattgagtgcagcacattcacagcatcaacttttaggatttgaaatagctcaactggaattccatcacctccactagctttgtttgtagtgatgcttcctaaggcccacttcgcattccaggatgtctggctctaggtcagtgatcatagcatcgtgattatctgggtcgtgaagatcttttctttatagttcttctgtgtattcttgccacctcttcttagtatcttctgcttctaacaggtccataccattcctgttagtcgcttagtcatgtccaagtctttgtgaccccttggaccatagtccaccaggctcccctgtccatgatattctccaggcacgaatactggagtgggttgctgttcccttctccaagtgtcACTGGTAATAGCTACTAAATGTGTACATATGCAGGCTGTTCAGGGAAGTTGAACATGCATATAAATATCAAGgtcattttcagagaaattttaATCTCTGTATTCTCTTTCAGAGAAACCTGTGTTCAGGTTTATATTTACCTTAAAAAATAAGGCCATCTTtgcatttctaaaaaatatttaaaaagtgattccCTGGTGTTCAGTCTGGGTTAGCAGTCAGtgctcaaaaaaaggaaaaagaaaattacaaaatcatTGATTTTAAAGTCAGTTTTGCTTCAAGTGACATTGTTTTTGAAGTTGTAAGTTCCAGGTGAAACCTGTAATACATagcccattaaaattttttattaaaaattatctttttaagcaATGATTATtaagtattttgaaatttttagttCTCATTCAGTTTATCACATAGCCAAAGTTTAAATATACTTTATCCTAACTGGTGGCAGGTGTCTTTAGTAAGCATTGTTAAATTAGATTTCAGAAGTACACGAATTATAAAACTGTCAGAATTCAAGGTTGTGCTAGACAAAAACAGTGTCAAGGTCGCTGTCTTTGTCCTGTGATATAGCTCCTTAGGCCCTTCCCATGTGTTAAAAATGATAAACACACAGGTCTTGACCAGCGTCCCCTCAAGCTCTAGCCCACTGTAGTGCAGAGAACAGGCACTTCTTCAGTATCTGTCAAAAATCCTGGGACTTACTGATCCTGTTTTGGGTCATGTGATCACCTCTGAACCAGTTATTGGTCAGAGACATCTAGTAAGGTAATTGGCCAGGCCTATATCTCTGAAGCCTCATTTGAACCACATGGACTGAGAAGGAAAGTGCAAGGCAAGCAAATAGAAAAGGTATTTAGGGCTAGGTTTGTctgcttgcttgtttttttttcctaagcaatGTTCATTTCtacttgcttttgtttccctgagTGGAAGTAACTTGAAAACCTAGAAAAGTTTTAAGTTTGGCTTCTGTGTATTCCAGTGGATTGTTTCTCCTTCCCTCACAGGCTTTTGAATGCTTATGATGAACATCAAACACTCCTAAAAGAGCaggattctttaaaaagaaaagcagaaaacggGTATGTAACTTCCTGCTGAATCAGGAAAGGAAGCTTAAAAAAACAGTTCATAGTGGAaatccctttaaaaataattattacctTTATATTGTGGTAATTTACTTTTTTCATGATTTGAAATCATATAAAACAGTGTGACCAAGAACTTCAGCTTTATACAAAGGTGACATTCGTCCATTTGTTAAAGTACTTATCTATGGGAGTTCTGAAAGTTTccatttttaccttttatttagatcagaagaaccagaggaaaagaaagcaCACACAGAAGATACAACTTCATCATCTACACAGATGATTGATGGTGATTTGCAGGCAAATCAAGCTGCGTATAATTATAGTGCCTGGTATCAGGTAAGTTTACATaattataattgatttttttgGTTAATAGATGTTACtcgaaattatatatataaattagggtagtctttttttccttctttagggtTAAAAAAACAACCTCTTTACTTTTGATCTGTGTGTAAATACATTGTCTTTTATGATTAAGACTTGGAATTTCAGCAGTGAACACAtgcttgttttctttaaatagaaGCCTGccttaattaaatttttatatatggaaCCCAGTCATAGCTCTTGTATGCTGATacgtttgctttttcttttcagtacAATTATCAGAATCCTTGGAATTATGGACAGTATTATCCTCCTCCTCCAACCTGATAAGAAAATCAAGTATCAGTTGGGagtgtgtgaaaagtatgaaattatttttttttaatgagggatGTAAACATAGTACAAGCTTGTTGTATTTGATAACTTGTCTTCCCTGTTTTTGTGTAACATGATTTGTTTAGTAATAGGGGAAAATGTCACTTAGTAGCTTACCACAGATACTATTTCCTACCAtttataaaatttactttttattggagaactatttttttgatttttttgcaTTAAGTGGTCTAGAATTCTTTTGCAATGCATTTGCAACAGAGTTTTGTAGCCTTAAGGGTAGGAAAAAAAACTGACTGCAAATCATGTCAGTGTAGTACAAGATTCTGAAAACACATAAGGGCTGGTTATTAAGGATTTacctcctctttaaaaaaaatggatttttaaccTTTGCTGACAAGATACTGTCTGTGTGTTTTGATTATACTTGTGAATTTGGATCTAACAGCAGAAACAATTCCTGTTAAAATATTGTCTTGGAATAGAGATAATAAATGAGGAAATGGAATCTTTGCATccctttgaaaaaatgaaaatcatatcaAAACTATGTTGTTGCGGGAGACTTTGTATTTGGAATATTCATGTTAAACTTGTGAGCAAGCTTTCATTTTGATCAAACTGATCATCTTCATTTTTGTAATAAAACTGAAGACTCATCCAATAATTGTTACGGATTTATTCGGGGGGAAATCActtaaaaatttatattcacCATGCTTAGTGgtttgttttaatattaaatttatattcaCCATGATTCTGAAGTATACTTCTCTTGAATTCAGCTGTTATCTTCTTGACAGAATTTCTTAAGTTTTGTAGCTTTTTGCTTCTTCTCAGTCTCTATGCTTTTGCCTGCCTTATacagaaacatttaaatattttaagatgagTGTCTCTAGCAAGGCTGTCCAGACAAATTTAGTGTTATTCCCTTGGTTTGGTGAACTCTTAGTACTGGTTAACCTAATCAGAACATTAATACATTTATACCACACAAATCAAGACATTTGGATACATTTTTATTGAGCCTTTTAGTTTACAACATGAGGTAAAAGGCAAATCAGTTCTCTTTAAGTGATATTTTACACAActgtagtaaaatattttaaagttcaaGGGTTTATAATGGATTACATTTCTTAAAAGTTGAGGGATCAAGTAAACATGTTCTAACTTGAATTTTCCAGTTGACTCTTATCTTAACAATAGTAACCAGCTCTAATTAGATAAGTTTCTTCATGGCCATGTTTTATTGTTGATGATTTCTTCACTATTTCAGTCAATATCCACTAATTCCACTTCAAAAATAAGTTTTGCGTTTGGTGGAATTCTGTTGAAGAAGTTAAGGTAAATTTGATAAAAGTTGTCTCTTTCCTCACTCCCAGTAACCTTTGTCTAAAATTAGAACTTTAGATATTGGTAATTAACTGCACAGGGAGGGCTTTATAGTTGACTCAGGGGCTAGTACATACAAACCGAGAGGTTCCTAAAGCTATTTTTGAATGGAGGTCAAAACCTGACAATAGAGGTAGACTAGATAAATTGAGCTTGAACTAGGATCTTCCTGTGTCACTAGGTACTCCCAGCTTAGCCACTACTTTATGAAGACTGCTACTTGGTACCTCCCATCCATCCCCAAAAAGTGATTTCAGTTTAGCTGGGTGTATAAGTTATACTAAAGTTCATATGAGGTAGTACCTGATAGTTGCTGTGAATTTTCAGATGTTGAGTTCGGGAAGAGTGATTTTCATCTAATTAATCTTGAGATACTTCACATGAGACTGTGGGAGCTGCAGCTGGCTGTGGGATTTTGATAGGTTGAGAAGGCTATTGTATTCCCAAGTAACTGTATTAATAACTGATAAGACTAAAAAGGACCTCCAATTCCCTCCTCCCCTAAACTTATTCTAACTGGTCTAACTTTTCCATTGGGAATGGAACCAACAACTAAACTACCTTCCCACTTAGCTACTGGGTTGTTCTGCTTGTAACAGATTGGAATCATGGCTCTTCTCTTTTATTAATGTTCACACTGATGTTGGACCATGGTCTCCTTCATTTCACAACTGGTAACCCCCAACATGTGTTCCATTGCTAAGCTCTGAGAACCCAGTTCAATTGCCTGAAATTATACAGTAGCATAAAATCACCATGAGTCATATTTGAATCCTACAATTTGCTACAGTTGTTTATATTGAGCATCTTACtccttgaaaattttcaaacattaatAGTAGCTTTTCAAAGACAGAAACTTAAATCTCAGTTTAGGTCTTGAAAATTAAGAGCTTAAATAGGAAGGGGAAAAAGAGATTCTAGAATCCCTATAACAGTGGAAAACACTGTCTGTATTGGAGGTGTGTTGACACAAAAGCATATAAATATCAGAAGACTGGCTGGACATGTTCTCTCTTCTAGAGGTTAATAACCTAGATAGCATCTTGCTGCCTTCAAGTGATCTTcaactgtgttttcttttaattaccaAGAAAAAAAGGATACTTGGCATCAGGCTGTCCTTTCTTTCCATAAGCCCATTCTGGTTCAATCTCCAGTCgagccttttctcctttactcatGGTCAAGAGTGCTTCATCCCACTACAGACGGGAACATCAAATTAAAACTAATGATACTtcacaaaaaaatacatgcaaaacCAGAAGAAAGGCAAGATTACATACAAAGCATTCTGTTACAGGACTTCATTATGTCCTAAGGTAATGTCCTTGAGTGAGTCCCTAAATctttgtccttcattgtctcaatggaaaaaagaatttaaggACATATTAAACAGTTTTTTAGTATAAATACTTGAAGTCTTGAAAATGACATAATGTCATTTTGTACAAATTTGGATCTTAGGCCAAATTaccaaaaacaaatcaaaacatagTGGAAGGATATAGAATGTATTCATTTATATACTCTGTTGAAATGTAACAATTATATAAGCTCAAATGATACAGATTTGTCACATACTTGAAGTTAAGAATTTAGTTGAACAGAACAAACTTACCAGTAAGCACATTagttatagaaacagaaaaatagctCAACTTGATATATCAACTTGGTATAATCAGGTAGTAGTAAAAAGTGATTTTCAACTAAACCTTTAGTTTCAAGATGTTTTACAATCTATTTTGGGCTCTGGATAAGATTGAATAGTATTTTAGGTCTTACCACAGTACAAAGAATAACACATTGAGGGTTCTCGTAACTGCACTTAAATAGGCATTTTTGTTATTAATGTTTGTTCTGAATACAAAGAATTTAGAACAATAAGCAGGCCCTATGACAACCTGATTCAGTTGAGGATGATCAGATCTGCTTTTTCATCTCCTTTTGTACAAGGCAATGGTCAGTAGCTCAAGCCTAACTTTCCTTTTTCTCAGTTTCCTTCTGTTATCTCTCACACATAAGGGTGGGTAAAGGCATGCTTACACTGGAAAGATCTTTTTTGGTGTTTGAGCAAATTGTGAGAGGTGAGAAGGCTACAAGAAAACTCAAAGGCTTCTGTCAGTACTTCAGTGGATCAGGTATTTTACCTTTCTGAGTCATGTATAAGTGGTACAATAGATATGTAACATTTTACAGGAATCATACAGACAAATTCAGAAAACCAAACTTACTTGTCAGTAATTCTGAAaattacttcatggaaaaaaataataaaaggggtAAGCATGGAAGGAAATAATATTTGAGTTTCTATTATATTACATGCTTTAAGTTATACCCATTTAATGTTTTAACAACCTTGGGGTAGGCTGTACTGTATGAAACCCAGAGAACTTAACTTGTGCCAGATCAGTTAGCAGTgctggtgaagtgaaagtcgctcagttgtgtctaactctttgtgaccccatggactacccagtccatggaattctccaggcatgaagattggagtgggtagccgttccattgtccaggggatcttcccaacctagggattgaacccaggtctcccacattgcagacggattctttaccggctgagccaccagggaagctcttgatATGAAACTCCaaagtttgtttttattgtatCCCCAAACCTAATTCATTATGTTATGCCACATGCAGCATGGGCCAGAATATATACTGGTTCATGGCCAGTTTTTACTTACCCCTCTGATAACTTTGCCTATCCCAACCTTAAAACTTAAAGGCTtggcatttttcttcttctttgaacCTGTAAAACAGATTTTCCTTATAATTAATGATGAAATTAAGTTCCAATTGAAAAACACAGGGATTTAAGTCTTGAGATCGATTTTAGAACTTACCATGCTAtgcatctgaaaataaaaattcagaaagcCAAATAATTCATCAATAAAATTTTGGATGTAAAAATAATTATGGTCTaaaggagggagagggaaaggacCTATATTACACCATTAAAATAACACTATTCTGCCTTTTACATTAGAATACAAATGCCTGAATTTGGGGCATTAATAAAGACTAGACTAagctttattttttgctttgcagTGACCAAAAGGTCTTTATTTATATGCAGCCAACACGTAGTGAAGTGAAAACCTCTTACTAGTATTAATAAATTACAAATGCAAAAGACTTCTGGAAAAAATGACAGCCAAAAAAAAGGTACTGCCAACACAAGTGTTTTGCATGTCTTACAGCCAAAAGGATAAGATTACATTTAGACTTACTCGTTTGAATATTAGTATCAAAAACAGTCCCATCTTGTAGTGTTCCTGTATACCAGCAGTGAACAACATCTCCCTTTTTGGGAAAGttggttttatctccttttttAAGAAcagattttgtatattttggtggACCCtagaaacaaaaaacacagtTGTTAACTCATGTCCTTTTTTTAGAAGGAGGACAAAGAGAATACTTAACATGGCCAACTGTGACCTAAGTCCAGTCAGAGTTTCACAGATTGGGTAACAAACTATTTTGCCTCTGACTGACCTCTCAAGTTAAAAACTTCACTCTCTCATTTTAAGTCTGTGATGAGAATATTAgtaactgttgttcagttgcacagtcatgcccaactctgcaaccccatgcactgcagcataccaagcttccctgttcctcactatctcccagagtttgctcaaactcatgtcccttgagtcaatgatgccatccaacctcatTCTCTGTTACCCCATAACTAGCATATTGTAATTTCAAACTTGCAGCTTCTCTGGGAACCAGTGTTCTTTTGATAAGATTAATTATGCATCAAACAATAAAATGAACCAGTTATTCCCAAGGTCAGAAATATTACAGGGACgtcactggcagtccagtgtttaaaactccatgcttccactgcagggggcatggattcaatccctgggtcaggaaaatcccctggagaaggaagtggtaacccactccagtattcttgcctgggataaacccgtagacagagcagcctggcaggctacagtgcatggggttgcaaagaggcagacatgacttagcaactaaacaacaacaacaaagagcttTTAGACAAGGTTCTTTGCATTAAGATAAATAAAAGGTAGAGAGAAATATAGGTATTATGAGCTACGGGAACTTCTGACTTACACAAACAGTAATATCTGGGATGGTAAAAACTCCGGAGAAAGTGATGAGCCCATGACCTGGGCCTTGAAGGGGACACAGAACTGACAAGACAGAAGAAATTGAGAGAAGAAATACACTAAGCAAGAAATAAAAGTATGGACAGTTTACTGACAATGAGCAGACATTTGTGACTCAAGAATATTTCTAAAGTAGTAGTAATTATGGAGCTGGGCAGGGGCCAGACACTGGAAGGTTCTATAGGCCAGAGATGCAATCCAATAGAAATAAGAGTCACAAATGTAATCTTCAGTTGTCTAGTTGCCACATTaatatttcaacatgtaatcaatattaaaatattgaaatatttcacattctttttaaaaaatcatactaagctttgaaatttcatattttatactgAAGGCACACTTCAATTCAGAGTGGCTACAAAGTGCTCAGCAGCCATATGTGGTTAATGACTACTCTGGACAATGCAGTTCTAGACAGTATAGAATTACTGAAGGTTCTTAAGCAGGGTGAAGtttgcaaaatattttagaaagcttATTACTAGAATAGTTATTTGGGGCTGAATGATGAAGAAAGAGACTGAAGGCAGATTGGTGACTTTTTC
The window above is part of the Dama dama isolate Ldn47 chromosome 13, ASM3311817v1, whole genome shotgun sequence genome. Proteins encoded here:
- the FKBP3 gene encoding peptidyl-prolyl cis-trans isomerase FKBP3 — its product is MAAAVPQRAWTVEQLRSEQLPKKDIIKFLQDHGSDSFLAEHKLLGNIKNVAKTANKDHLVTAYNHLFESKRFKGTESISKVSEQVKNVKLNEDKPKETKSEETLDEGPPKYTKSVLKKGDKTNFPKKGDVVHCWYTGTLQDGTVFDTNIQTSSKKKKNAKPLSFKVGIGKVIRGWDEALLTMSKGEKARLEIEPEWAYGKKGQPDAKIPPNAKLIFEVELVDID